From Chryseobacterium sp. H1D6B, a single genomic window includes:
- a CDS encoding 2-oxoglutarate dehydrogenase E1 component, producing the protein MDRFSFLNAAHSQLIEDLYQQYLKFPDSLEPSWKAFFQGFDFALENYGDDDSIQYSKAGATAAPAVQQISQAVSNGEVPEHIKKEFKVVNLIEAYRTRGHLFTKTNPVRERRHYMPTLDIENFGLSKEDLNTKFNCAVETGMKEPATLQDLIKHLENIYCDSIGVEYTYINNVEEKDFIKKWLQVNENHPNLSANEKTEILLKLNQAVAFENYLHTKFVGQKRFSLEGGETLIPALDQLISRSSQLGVDEVVLGMAHRGRLNVLSNIFGKSYKQIFSEFEGKEFEEDVFSGDVKYHLGSSKRIKTASGEEVSINLTPNPSHLETVAALVEGICRAEVDDKYKGDYSKILPIIIHGDGAVAGQGIVYEVAQMMNLEGYRTGGTVHIVVNNQVSFTTNYADARSSTYCTDIAKVTESPVMHVNADDAEAVVHAIHFAADFRAKFGKDVYIDLLGYRKYGHNEGDEPRFTQPNLYKLISKHPNPREIYKDKLIQGSVVSNDILKKMEVDFKALLDKDFDASKEIERNTMDPFMSEDWVPYPIAKRGAVQTPVDTQYDITKLKELALNMSTLPADKKFINKITRLFENRIKAIEGNSLDWALGEWLAYATLLTEGHNVRISGEDVERGTFSHRHAVVKTEDTEEEYVPLKHVSENRFDIFNSHLSEYGVLGFDYGYAMASPNTLTIWEAQFGDFVNGAQIIVDQYLAAAEEKWKLQNGLVMLLPHGSEGQGAEHSSARLERFLTLCANENMVVANITSPANYFHLLRRQLKWSFRKPLIVMSPKSLLRHPKVVSPLEDFAAGSFQPILDDPTADPKKVEKLVLCSGKLYFELLAKKEELNAENIALVRFEQLYPLQTDAIEAVFSKYENRKELVWAQEEPENMGAWSYILRNFRDTGIQVISPVPSGAPAPGSHKMFEKNQNAVINRVFDRNDAPVKRPVTA; encoded by the coding sequence ATGGACAGATTTTCATTCCTAAACGCAGCTCATTCTCAATTAATTGAGGATTTATACCAACAGTATTTAAAATTCCCAGATTCTTTAGAACCATCATGGAAGGCCTTTTTTCAAGGCTTCGATTTTGCTTTAGAGAACTACGGAGATGACGATAGCATTCAATATAGTAAAGCTGGAGCGACTGCTGCACCAGCAGTTCAACAAATATCTCAGGCGGTATCCAATGGAGAAGTTCCTGAACATATCAAAAAAGAGTTTAAAGTAGTAAACCTTATTGAGGCTTACAGAACTAGAGGCCATTTGTTTACAAAAACAAACCCTGTAAGAGAAAGAAGACACTACATGCCGACCTTAGATATCGAAAATTTCGGTCTGAGCAAGGAAGATCTTAATACAAAATTCAACTGTGCAGTTGAGACTGGTATGAAAGAACCTGCTACTTTGCAGGATCTTATCAAGCACTTAGAAAACATTTACTGTGATTCTATCGGTGTTGAATATACTTACATCAACAATGTTGAAGAAAAAGATTTCATCAAAAAATGGCTTCAGGTTAATGAGAACCACCCAAACCTTTCAGCTAATGAAAAAACGGAGATCTTATTAAAGTTGAATCAGGCGGTTGCTTTTGAAAACTATCTGCATACAAAATTTGTAGGTCAGAAAAGATTCTCTCTAGAGGGTGGTGAAACATTAATCCCTGCTCTAGACCAGCTGATCTCAAGATCTTCTCAATTAGGAGTTGATGAGGTTGTTTTGGGTATGGCCCACAGAGGAAGACTAAATGTATTATCTAACATTTTCGGGAAATCTTATAAGCAGATTTTCTCAGAATTTGAAGGAAAAGAATTTGAAGAAGATGTATTCTCCGGTGACGTTAAATATCACTTAGGATCTTCTAAAAGAATAAAAACGGCTTCAGGAGAAGAAGTTTCAATTAACTTGACTCCAAACCCGTCGCACTTAGAAACAGTTGCTGCTTTGGTAGAAGGGATCTGCCGTGCTGAAGTAGACGATAAATATAAAGGAGATTACTCTAAAATTTTACCGATCATTATCCATGGAGATGGAGCAGTTGCAGGACAGGGTATTGTGTACGAGGTTGCACAGATGATGAATTTGGAAGGCTACAGAACAGGAGGAACTGTTCATATCGTAGTGAACAACCAGGTTTCATTTACAACCAATTATGCTGATGCAAGATCTTCAACGTATTGTACAGATATTGCAAAAGTTACTGAATCTCCAGTAATGCACGTAAATGCAGATGATGCAGAAGCGGTAGTACATGCAATTCACTTTGCAGCAGATTTCAGAGCTAAATTCGGAAAAGATGTTTACATTGATCTATTAGGATATAGAAAATACGGCCACAACGAAGGGGATGAGCCAAGATTCACTCAGCCTAACCTGTATAAATTAATTTCTAAACACCCTAACCCAAGAGAAATTTATAAAGATAAATTGATCCAGGGAAGCGTTGTTTCCAATGATATTCTTAAGAAAATGGAAGTGGATTTCAAAGCACTTTTAGATAAAGACTTTGATGCTTCTAAAGAAATTGAAAGAAATACAATGGATCCGTTTATGTCTGAAGACTGGGTTCCTTATCCGATCGCGAAAAGAGGAGCAGTTCAGACGCCGGTAGATACTCAATATGATATCACGAAGCTGAAAGAATTGGCATTGAACATGTCAACACTTCCGGCAGATAAGAAATTCATCAATAAGATCACAAGACTCTTTGAAAACCGTATCAAAGCGATTGAAGGAAACTCTTTAGACTGGGCTTTAGGCGAATGGTTAGCATATGCAACTTTACTTACCGAAGGCCACAATGTGAGAATTTCTGGTGAAGATGTGGAAAGAGGAACTTTCTCCCACAGACATGCGGTAGTAAAAACTGAAGATACAGAAGAAGAATACGTGCCGTTAAAACATGTTTCTGAAAACAGATTTGATATTTTCAACTCCCACCTTTCAGAATATGGCGTTTTAGGTTTCGATTATGGATATGCGATGGCTTCTCCTAATACATTAACAATTTGGGAAGCTCAGTTCGGAGACTTTGTAAACGGTGCTCAAATCATCGTAGACCAATATCTGGCGGCTGCAGAAGAAAAATGGAAACTTCAAAACGGGCTCGTGATGTTACTTCCTCACGGTTCAGAAGGGCAGGGTGCAGAACACTCTTCAGCAAGACTAGAAAGATTCTTGACGCTTTGCGCGAATGAAAATATGGTGGTAGCAAATATTACTTCACCAGCTAACTATTTCCACTTATTGAGAAGACAATTGAAATGGTCTTTCAGAAAGCCGTTGATCGTAATGAGCCCTAAATCTTTGTTGAGACATCCGAAAGTGGTTTCTCCGCTTGAAGATTTTGCAGCTGGAAGTTTCCAGCCGATCTTAGACGATCCAACTGCTGATCCTAAAAAAGTAGAAAAATTAGTTCTTTGTTCTGGTAAATTGTATTTTGAATTGCTGGCTAAGAAAGAAGAACTTAATGCTGAAAATATTGCTTTAGTAAGATTCGAACAGCTGTATCCATTACAGACTGATGCTATTGAAGCGGTCTTCAGTAAATATGAAAATAGAAAAGAATTGGTTTGGGCTCAGGAAGAACCTGAAAATATGGGAGCTTGGTCTTACATTTTAAGAAACTTCAGAGATACAGGAATCCAGGTGATTTCTCCTGTACCAAGTGGTGCTCCGGCTCCAGGAAGTCATAAAATGTTTGAGAAAAACCAAAATGCAGTTATCAACAGAGTTTTCGACAGAAATGATGCTCCTGTGAAAAGACCGGTAACAGCATAA
- a CDS encoding glucose-1-phosphate adenylyltransferase, with protein sequence MNRNVISIVLGGGRGTRLFPLTYSRSKPAVPIAGKYRLVDIPISNCLNSGLNKILVLTQFNSASLNSHIKNSYHFDIFSKGFVDILAAEQNVENESWYQGTADAVRQSMKHLEKYDYDYILILSGDQLYQMDFREMLNYHIEKGGDVTIATIPVNAKDATGFGILKSDEEGNITSFTEKPGFDILEDWKSEVSEKNKNEGKEYLASMGIYIFTKTILKKMFDDGAGDDFGKDIIPNSIGNYTTLSYQFEGYWTDIGTIESFYEANLDLCHDFPQFNLFSSSPIYTRARMLPPSKINGSYVSKAVFGDGCIIMADKIENSVIGNRTRIDKGSTIVNSYVMGADFYQNTTEIVMNDKNGRPNMGIGKYCYIEKAILDKNCYIGDNVRIIGGRHLPDGDFGTHSVQDGIVVVKKGAVLSPGTHIG encoded by the coding sequence TATTCAAGATCAAAACCGGCAGTTCCGATTGCTGGAAAATATAGATTGGTTGATATTCCTATTTCTAACTGTCTGAATTCGGGATTGAATAAAATTTTGGTTTTAACACAGTTTAATTCCGCATCTTTAAACTCACATATTAAAAATTCTTATCATTTTGATATTTTCAGCAAAGGGTTTGTAGACATCCTTGCTGCGGAACAAAATGTGGAAAATGAAAGCTGGTATCAAGGGACGGCAGATGCTGTACGCCAGTCTATGAAACATCTTGAAAAATATGATTATGATTACATCTTAATTCTTTCCGGAGATCAGCTTTATCAAATGGATTTTAGAGAAATGCTGAACTATCATATCGAAAAGGGCGGCGACGTCACTATTGCTACCATTCCTGTGAATGCCAAAGATGCTACTGGTTTTGGAATTCTGAAATCGGATGAAGAAGGAAATATTACCTCTTTTACAGAAAAACCTGGATTCGATATTCTGGAAGACTGGAAATCTGAAGTTTCAGAAAAGAACAAGAATGAAGGAAAGGAATATCTGGCATCGATGGGAATTTATATTTTCACAAAAACAATTCTTAAAAAAATGTTTGATGATGGTGCCGGAGATGACTTTGGAAAAGATATTATTCCTAATTCTATAGGGAATTATACTACGCTGAGTTATCAATTTGAAGGATATTGGACAGATATAGGAACGATTGAATCTTTTTATGAAGCGAATTTAGATCTGTGTCATGATTTTCCGCAGTTCAATCTGTTTTCTTCCTCACCCATTTATACAAGAGCAAGAATGCTTCCGCCGTCTAAAATTAACGGTTCCTATGTAAGTAAGGCTGTATTTGGAGACGGATGTATCATCATGGCAGATAAAATAGAGAACTCAGTGATAGGAAACAGAACAAGAATAGATAAAGGCAGCACGATTGTTAATTCTTATGTAATGGGAGCCGATTTTTATCAAAATACTACAGAAATTGTAATGAATGATAAAAATGGCCGCCCGAATATGGGAATTGGAAAATACTGTTACATTGAAAAAGCAATTTTAGATAAAAACTGCTATATCGGGGATAATGTAAGGATCATCGGCGGAAGACATCTTCCGGATGGAGATTTTGGAACCCACTCTGTGCAGGACGGAATCGTTGTCGTAAAAAAAGGCGCTGTTCTTTCTCCCGGAACCCATATTGGATAA
- the apaG gene encoding Co2+/Mg2+ efflux protein ApaG, which translates to MFSKITSNIKVSVIPEYDSKNSYPSENRYVFKYNITIENEGPFSIKVLKRKWLIFDVGFGYTEIIGDGVIGLTPEIETGDNFAYFSNVMLRSGVGNMSGKYLIKNMDTQETFEIDIPKFNLLSEVLSN; encoded by the coding sequence ATGTTTTCTAAAATTACTTCCAATATCAAAGTTTCAGTAATACCTGAATATGATAGTAAAAACAGTTATCCCTCTGAAAATCGTTATGTTTTTAAATACAATATTACGATAGAAAATGAAGGTCCTTTTTCTATAAAAGTTTTAAAAAGAAAATGGCTTATTTTCGATGTAGGTTTCGGATATACAGAGATTATAGGAGATGGTGTGATAGGCTTGACACCAGAAATAGAAACAGGCGATAATTTCGCTTATTTTTCTAATGTGATGCTTCGTTCCGGAGTAGGTAATATGAGCGGAAAATACTTAATTAAAAATATGGATACTCAAGAAACTTTTGAGATAGACATTCCGAAATTCAATTTGCTCTCCGAAGTCTTAAGCAATTAA
- the odhB gene encoding 2-oxoglutarate dehydrogenase complex dihydrolipoyllysine-residue succinyltransferase, with product MSILEMKVPSPGESITEVEIATWLVKDGDYVEKDQPIAEVDSDKATLELPAEESGVITLKAEEGDVVQVGQVVCLIDRDAAKPDGGAAPAEAPKTEEAPKAAEPVKAEAPKPAVQAAAAQTYATGAPSPAAKKILDEKGVDAGQVSGSGRDGRITKTDAELAAVPAMGGNSLSAAGSRASTTTKLSVLRRKIASRLVSVKNETAMLTTFNEVDMSEIFRLRKQYKDEFSQKHGIGLGFMSFFTKAVTRALKMYPDVNASIDGDFKINYDFCDISIAVSGPKGLMVPVLRNAENMTFRGVEANIKDLATKVRDGKITVDEMTGGTFTITNGGTFGSMLSTPIINPPQSAILGMHNIIQRPVAVDGQVVIRPMMYVAMSYDHRIIDGKESVGFLVAVKEGIDNPVEILMGGDERKALEL from the coding sequence ATGTCAATTTTAGAAATGAAAGTTCCTTCACCGGGAGAATCAATTACAGAAGTTGAAATTGCAACTTGGCTTGTAAAAGATGGTGATTATGTAGAAAAAGATCAACCTATCGCTGAGGTAGACTCAGACAAAGCAACTCTTGAATTGCCTGCAGAAGAAAGTGGTGTTATCACTTTAAAAGCAGAAGAAGGTGATGTGGTACAAGTAGGTCAGGTAGTTTGTTTAATTGATAGGGATGCTGCTAAGCCAGATGGCGGAGCTGCTCCTGCTGAAGCTCCTAAAACAGAAGAAGCACCTAAAGCTGCTGAGCCTGTAAAAGCTGAAGCTCCAAAACCAGCTGTTCAGGCAGCTGCGGCACAAACTTATGCAACTGGTGCTCCGTCTCCTGCTGCTAAGAAAATACTTGACGAAAAAGGAGTTGACGCAGGACAAGTTTCAGGATCTGGAAGAGATGGAAGAATCACTAAAACTGACGCTGAATTAGCTGCAGTTCCAGCAATGGGAGGAAATTCATTATCTGCTGCAGGTTCTAGAGCTTCAACAACGACTAAACTTTCAGTTCTTAGAAGAAAAATCGCTTCAAGATTAGTTTCTGTAAAAAATGAAACTGCGATGCTGACAACTTTCAATGAAGTTGACATGTCTGAAATCTTCAGATTAAGAAAGCAGTATAAAGACGAATTCTCTCAAAAACACGGAATCGGACTTGGTTTCATGTCTTTCTTTACAAAAGCGGTTACAAGAGCTTTAAAAATGTATCCGGACGTAAATGCATCTATTGATGGAGATTTCAAAATTAATTACGATTTCTGCGATATTTCAATAGCAGTTTCAGGTCCTAAAGGATTGATGGTTCCTGTATTGAGAAACGCTGAAAATATGACTTTCAGAGGAGTAGAAGCAAACATAAAAGATCTGGCGACTAAAGTAAGAGACGGTAAAATTACAGTTGACGAAATGACTGGCGGTACGTTTACGATCACTAACGGCGGTACTTTCGGTTCTATGTTATCTACACCTATCATCAACCCTCCTCAGTCTGCCATCTTAGGAATGCACAATATTATCCAGAGACCAGTTGCTGTAGACGGACAGGTTGTAATTCGTCCAATGATGTACGTTGCAATGTCTTATGACCACAGAATTATTGATGGTAAAGAATCTGTAGGATTCTTAGTAGCCGTAAAAGAAGGTATCGATAATCCTGTTGAAATATTAATGGGTGGTGACGAAAGAAAAGCTTTAGAATTATAA
- a CDS encoding SRPBCC domain-containing protein, which produces MRFFKIVSVIIVLLAGAYSLSMYYFVDESKSFQLEKEVDYPIDKVFHQFNNLQNFTRWNNFFTSSKTIDIDYYTPYEGNGSAISYVDPKNDTDGEMFIRYENPNKTLKYQLFEDRNENPTLVNIKFKPVSAEKTKIIWYVHTPKLSVLSRVQNFWTEDRFTENIDKSMVNLKNVLGNKVEKDKQMATIKYDSLMVENEEAKLVLGINVSASNKKDALYRNIVMNYSKVYNYVTMDLGKKDDEFGYPILITDADNYKDNEVSYFLGIPLSKKIGFSDNNFNFRSISPTQNYIMYYKGPYSGRIKAIQQLIQKAKKDEMRFGDIRQTFIERPIEGQEVNMKLSLSVFK; this is translated from the coding sequence ATGCGTTTTTTCAAAATAGTAAGTGTAATTATTGTATTACTGGCAGGTGCTTATTCACTTTCCATGTATTATTTCGTGGATGAGAGTAAAAGCTTTCAGCTGGAAAAAGAGGTGGATTACCCCATAGATAAGGTGTTTCACCAGTTTAACAATCTGCAGAATTTTACACGCTGGAATAACTTTTTTACAAGTTCCAAAACCATTGATATCGATTATTATACTCCTTATGAAGGGAATGGCAGTGCAATAAGCTATGTTGATCCTAAAAATGATACAGATGGAGAAATGTTCATCAGATATGAAAATCCAAATAAAACACTGAAATACCAGCTTTTCGAAGATAGAAATGAAAATCCCACCCTTGTAAATATTAAATTTAAACCCGTTTCCGCAGAGAAAACTAAAATTATCTGGTACGTTCACACCCCGAAATTATCTGTTTTAAGCAGAGTTCAGAATTTTTGGACAGAAGACAGGTTTACCGAAAATATTGACAAAAGTATGGTCAACCTAAAAAATGTTTTAGGAAATAAAGTGGAAAAAGACAAGCAGATGGCGACCATTAAATATGACAGCCTGATGGTGGAAAATGAAGAAGCTAAATTAGTGCTGGGGATTAATGTAAGTGCCTCCAATAAAAAAGATGCTCTTTACAGAAATATTGTTATGAATTACAGTAAAGTCTATAATTATGTAACAATGGATCTGGGTAAAAAGGATGATGAATTTGGTTATCCAATTTTAATTACAGATGCAGATAATTATAAAGATAATGAAGTATCTTATTTTCTGGGAATTCCTTTATCTAAAAAAATAGGGTTTTCGGATAATAATTTTAATTTCAGATCGATAAGTCCTACTCAGAATTACATTATGTATTACAAGGGGCCTTATTCGGGAAGGATAAAAGCGATCCAGCAGCTGATTCAAAAAGCTAAAAAAGATGAAATGCGTTTTGGTGATATCCGCCAGACTTTTATTGAACGTCCGATAGAGGGTCAGGAGGTCAATATGAAGCTCTCATTATCCGTTTTCAAGTAA